The following proteins come from a genomic window of Clupea harengus chromosome 22, Ch_v2.0.2, whole genome shotgun sequence:
- the LOC105889506 gene encoding sorting nexin-16-like isoform X1 gives MTSPFVPVAVSVERTLPRPGSSRFVGSLSSSPESPRSHCLWMRGSDVGCIPSLPFQPLGSQALMIQRGFEQSNGVFSNVESSSSRDNWEDRPPIPTLLGYEVMEERSKFTVYKILVRRTPNESWVVFRRYADFSRLNDKLKEMFPRFKLSLPPKRWFRDNYDMSFLEDRQLGLQAFLQNLVAYKDITNSEAVRAFLCLDDPPGPFDSQDESRAFCETLEETNHRLQRELVEKHRELESLRKLLEERELKIGSLEKETGNGVAVSPERRCKPLICSESSIDFDTEEEEDTEQRSPSPGHRRHAQSREIQMPRKGHGVCWYGPANGNPIGYFH, from the exons ATGACGAGTCCCTTTGTACCTGTCGCTGTATCTGTGGAGCGGACTCTGCCTAGGCCTGGGAGTAGCAGATTTGTCGGAAGTCTATCCAGCAGTCCGGAATCTCCCAGAAGTCATTGCCTGTGGATGAGAGGAAGTGATGTCGGCTGCATTCCCAGTCTTCCCTTCCAGCCTCTGGGATCACAGGCGTTAATGATACAGAGGGGCTTTGAACAATCTAATGGTGTCTTTTCCAATGTGGAGAGTAGTTCATCACGGGACAACTGGGAAGACAGACCACCCATCCCCACCTTGTTGGGCTATGAGGTTATGGAAGAGAGGTCAAAGTTCACG GTGTATAAGattttggtgaggaggactccAAATGAGAGTTGGGTCGTTTTCAGACGCTATGCAGACTTCTCCAGGCTGAATGACAAG ctgaaagaaatgtttcctaGATTCAAGCTGTCCCTGCCACCGAAGCGCTGGTTCAGAGACAACTATGACATGTCCTTCTTAGAGGACAGACAGCTGGGCTTACAGGCATTTCTGCAGAACCTGGTTGCTTACAAAGACATCACTAACag TGAGGCAGTCAGAGCATTCTTGTGCCTGGATGACCCACCAGGTCCATTTGACAGTCAAGATGAGAGCAGG GCCTTCTGTGAGACGCTGGAGGAGACCAACCACCGCTTACAGAGAGAGCTGgttgagaaacacagagaacttGAGTCTCTTAGAAAACTCCTTGAGGAAAGGGAGCTCAAAATCGGCTCACTGGAAAAAGAAAC tgGCAATGGTGTGGCAGTAAGCCCAGAGAGACGCTGCAAGCCTCTAATCTGCAGTGAGAGCAGCATAGACTTcgacacggaggaggaggaggacacggAGCAGAGATCGCCCTCTCCTGGTCACCGAAGGCATGCACAGAG tcGTGAGATCCAGATGCCCAGGAAAGGCCATGGAGTCTGTTGGTATGGCCCAGCCAATGGCAACCCCATAGGATACTTCCATTAG
- the LOC105889506 gene encoding sorting nexin-16-like isoform X2 yields the protein MTSPFVPVAVSVERTLPRPGSSRFVGSLSSSPESPRSHCLWMRGSDVGCIPSLPFQPLGSQALMIQRGFEQSNGVFSNVESSSSRDNWEDRPPIPTLLGYEVMEERSKFTVYKILVRRTPNESWVVFRRYADFSRLNDKLKEMFPRFKLSLPPKRWFRDNYDMSFLEDRQLGLQAFLQNLVAYKDITNSEAVRAFLCLDDPPGPFDSQDESRAFCETLEETNHRLQRELVEKHRELESLRKLLEERELKIGSLEKETGF from the exons ATGACGAGTCCCTTTGTACCTGTCGCTGTATCTGTGGAGCGGACTCTGCCTAGGCCTGGGAGTAGCAGATTTGTCGGAAGTCTATCCAGCAGTCCGGAATCTCCCAGAAGTCATTGCCTGTGGATGAGAGGAAGTGATGTCGGCTGCATTCCCAGTCTTCCCTTCCAGCCTCTGGGATCACAGGCGTTAATGATACAGAGGGGCTTTGAACAATCTAATGGTGTCTTTTCCAATGTGGAGAGTAGTTCATCACGGGACAACTGGGAAGACAGACCACCCATCCCCACCTTGTTGGGCTATGAGGTTATGGAAGAGAGGTCAAAGTTCACG GTGTATAAGattttggtgaggaggactccAAATGAGAGTTGGGTCGTTTTCAGACGCTATGCAGACTTCTCCAGGCTGAATGACAAG ctgaaagaaatgtttcctaGATTCAAGCTGTCCCTGCCACCGAAGCGCTGGTTCAGAGACAACTATGACATGTCCTTCTTAGAGGACAGACAGCTGGGCTTACAGGCATTTCTGCAGAACCTGGTTGCTTACAAAGACATCACTAACag TGAGGCAGTCAGAGCATTCTTGTGCCTGGATGACCCACCAGGTCCATTTGACAGTCAAGATGAGAGCAGG GCCTTCTGTGAGACGCTGGAGGAGACCAACCACCGCTTACAGAGAGAGCTGgttgagaaacacagagaacttGAGTCTCTTAGAAAACTCCTTGAGGAAAGGGAGCTCAAAATCGGCTCACTGGAAAAAGAAAC AGGATTTTAG